From a region of the Equus przewalskii isolate Varuska chromosome 2, EquPr2, whole genome shotgun sequence genome:
- the DDOST gene encoding dolichyl-diphosphooligosaccharide--protein glycosyltransferase 48 kDa subunit, producing the protein MEHGTATRAWSLLWLLLPLVGPVCASGLRTLVLLDNLNLRETHSLFFRSLKDRGFELTFKTADDPSLSLIKYGEFLYDNLIIFSPSVEDFGGNINVETISTFIDGGGSVLVAASSDIGDPLRELGSECGIEFDEEKTAVIDHHNYDISDLGQHTLIVADTENLLKAPTIVGKSSLNPILFRGVGMVADPDNPLVLDILTGSSTSYSFFPDKPITQYPHAVGKNTLLIAGLQARNNARVIFSGSLDFFSDAFFNSAVQKATPGSQRYSQTGNYELAVALSRWVFKEEGVLRVGPVSHHRVGETAPPNAYTVTDLVEYSIVIEQLSNGRWVPFDGDDIQLEFVRIDPFVRTFLKKKGGKYSVQFKLPDVYGVFQFKVDYNRLGYTHLYSSTQVSVRPLQHTQYERFIPSAYPYYASAFSMMLGLFIFSIVFLHMKEKEKSD; encoded by the exons atggagcacgGCACCGCGACCCGTGCTTGGTCCCTCttgtggctgctgctgcccctggtTGGCCCGGTCTGCGCCAGCGGTCTCCGCACCTTAGTGCTGCTGGACAACCTCAACCTGCGGGAGACGCATTCGCTCTTCTTCCGGAGTCTGAAGG ACCGGGGCTTTGAGCTCACCTTCAAGACCGCAGATGACCCCAGCCTGTCCCTCATTAAGTACGGGGAGTTCCTCTATGACAATCTCATCATCTTCTCCCCTTCGGTAGAAG ATTTTGGAGGCAACATCAATGTGGAGACCATCAGTACCTTCATCGACGGTGGAGGCAGTGTCTTGGTCGCTGCCAGCTCAGACATTG GTGACCCTCTTCGAGAGCTCGGCAGTGAGTGTGGGATCGAGTTTGATGAGGAGAAAACAGCCGTCATTGATCATCACAACTATGACATCTCAGACCTTGGCCAG CATACGCTCATCGTGGCTGACACCGAGAACCTGCTGAAGGCCCCGACCATTGTTGGGAAATCATCTCTAAACCCCATCCTCTTTCGAGGTGTCGG GATGGTGGCTGATCCTGACAATCCTTTGGTATTGGACATCCTGACGGGCTCTTCAACCTCATACTCCTTCTTCCCAGATAAACCTATCACCCAG TATCCCCATGCAGTGGGGAAGAATACCCTCCTCATTGCTGGGCTCCAGGCCAGGAACAATGCCCGGGTCATCTTCAGCGGCTCCCTCGACTTCTTCAGTGATGCCTTCTTCAACTCGGCAGTGCAGAAGGCCACGCCCGGCTCCCAGAG GTATTCCCAGACAGGCAACTATGAGCTGGCTGTGGCCCTCTCCCGCTGGGTGTTCAAGGAGGAGGGTGTCCTCCGGGTGGGGCCTGTGTCCCATCATCGGGTGGGCGAGACAGCCCCACCCAATGCCTACACTGTCACTGACCTAGTG GAGTACAGCATTGTGATTGAGCAGCTCTCAAATGGCAGATGGGTCCCCTTTGATGGTGATGATATTCAGCTGGAGTTCGTCCGCATTGATCCTTTCGTGAGGACCTTCTTGAAGAAGAAAG GTGGCAAATACAGCGTCCAGTTCAAGCTGCCTGACGTGTATGGTGTGTTCCAGTTTAAAGTGGATTACAACCGGCTAGGCTACACACACTTATACTCTTCCACTCAG GTGTCAGTGAGGCCACTCCAGCACACGCAGTATGAGCGCTTCATCCCCTCGGCCTATCCGTACTACGCCAGCGCCTTCTCCATGATGCTGGGCCTCTTCATCTTCAGCATCGTCTTCTTGCAcatgaaggagaaggagaagtcCGACTGA